From the genome of Tautonia marina, one region includes:
- a CDS encoding neutral/alkaline non-lysosomal ceramidase N-terminal domain-containing protein has protein sequence MARVFRWLLGVAFIGSALLSTATASEKNAWKAGLAKVAITPEQPMWMAGYGSRSSPSEGVLHDIWAKAMALEDSDGTRALMVTLDLCGIDREFSLGVRQTIADRYAIPIDRIVLACSHTHTGPVVGTNLITMYPLDEEQKHRVDSYTELLGKMIVELCGEAIKNLTETRLSWGQGEAGFAVNRRENDQSKAGELRAEMALKGPVDHDVPVLCIKDADGTVKGVVFSYACHCTTLSENYYSGDYAGYAMIELERSYPDAVALFVAGCGADQNPLPRRTVELAENYGKQLAEAVRRTVKGPLRPVLGSLRSAYEEIDLQFAPIPKRSQWEAEANADQFALANRARMFLERLDRGESLPETYPYPVQVWKLGDLTWFFLGGEVVVDYALRIKRNLGPDTFVSAYCNDVMAYIPSLRVLQEGGYEGAGAMIYYGQPGPWAEDVEERIIHSVNELLHATDGQ, from the coding sequence ATGGCACGTGTTTTTCGATGGCTTCTCGGAGTCGCCTTCATCGGGTCGGCACTCCTCTCCACCGCAACGGCCTCCGAAAAAAACGCCTGGAAGGCCGGTCTGGCCAAGGTCGCCATCACCCCCGAACAACCGATGTGGATGGCCGGTTACGGCTCAAGGAGTAGCCCGTCCGAGGGGGTCTTGCATGACATCTGGGCCAAGGCCATGGCCCTGGAAGATTCTGATGGAACCAGGGCACTGATGGTGACCCTGGACCTTTGCGGGATTGACCGCGAGTTCTCACTCGGCGTGCGGCAGACCATTGCCGATCGCTACGCGATCCCGATCGACCGGATCGTCCTGGCCTGCTCGCACACCCATACCGGGCCGGTCGTGGGCACGAACCTGATTACCATGTACCCGCTCGATGAAGAACAGAAACATCGGGTCGATTCCTACACCGAATTGCTCGGCAAGATGATCGTGGAACTCTGCGGAGAAGCGATCAAGAATCTGACCGAAACGCGACTTTCCTGGGGCCAGGGTGAAGCGGGCTTTGCGGTCAACCGTCGGGAGAATGATCAGAGCAAGGCCGGTGAACTCCGCGCCGAGATGGCGCTGAAGGGGCCTGTCGACCATGACGTGCCCGTGCTGTGCATCAAGGATGCCGACGGCACAGTCAAGGGGGTGGTCTTCTCCTATGCCTGCCACTGCACGACCCTCTCGGAAAATTACTACTCCGGCGACTACGCCGGCTACGCGATGATCGAGCTAGAGCGTTCCTATCCCGATGCCGTGGCCCTGTTTGTGGCCGGTTGCGGGGCCGACCAGAACCCCTTGCCTCGCCGAACCGTGGAGCTGGCCGAAAACTACGGGAAGCAGCTTGCCGAAGCGGTCCGCCGCACGGTCAAAGGACCACTGCGCCCGGTCCTTGGTTCGTTGCGATCGGCCTACGAGGAGATCGACCTGCAATTCGCGCCGATTCCAAAGCGGTCGCAGTGGGAAGCCGAAGCGAACGCCGATCAATTTGCCCTTGCCAACCGAGCGCGAATGTTCCTGGAACGGCTCGACCGCGGGGAGTCGCTTCCCGAAACCTACCCCTATCCGGTTCAGGTCTGGAAACTCGGTGATCTGACCTGGTTCTTCCTGGGGGGAGAGGTAGTCGTTGATTACGCTCTGAGGATCAAGCGCAACCTTGGCCCCGACACCTTCGTCTCAGCCTACTGCAACGACGTGATGGCCTACATCCCCTCGCTTCGGGTCCTGCAAGAAGGAGGCTACGAAGGAGCGGGAGCGATGATCTACTACGGTCAGCCCGGCCCTTGGGCCGAAGATGTTGAGGAACGGATCATTCATTCCGTCAACGAATTGCTCCACGCAACGGATGGTCAGTAA
- a CDS encoding MFS transporter, protein MVAASHSESRRTRRGRTFEALVENPHYRRFYMGHGVSLVGTWMQAAAVNWIVYDLTRSAMWLGVVEAANLLPGLAVGLFAGALADRTNPRSTVLTTQLIQLALAITLATLFTTGVIQLWHLVALLALARVGNTFEMPARQVFLYELVGRRHLGNAIALNVGLFNASRVLGPALAGVCLFWFGQNSPFILNALSFLAAIAAVLSIPRRHSPHVRSGQGPSDVLGGFAYLRKDRRVAALFGLMAFFGVAGMGYNAMLSAYARDSIGTEEIGYSVLLACGGLGAVAGALIVARVGGRFRREDMIVGGLALFALALAGAGILPGIFGTRSPSWWPMTVAMLCLLGTGFGAITFSSSIQTMVQLDVPDQLRGRVAGVWMVVFSGSVPLGALLTGRLSQWFGVEPVLVASGLLCGTLAIILGSSRILDRLGRHAIESEPISAAISSD, encoded by the coding sequence ATGGTCGCCGCCTCCCACTCGGAATCACGTCGGACGCGGCGGGGAAGGACCTTCGAAGCGCTGGTCGAGAACCCCCACTATCGGCGCTTCTACATGGGCCACGGGGTCAGCCTCGTCGGCACCTGGATGCAGGCGGCGGCGGTCAACTGGATCGTCTACGACCTGACCCGGTCGGCCATGTGGCTGGGGGTGGTCGAGGCGGCGAATCTCTTGCCGGGCCTGGCGGTCGGCCTGTTTGCCGGAGCGCTCGCGGATCGGACGAATCCGCGATCGACGGTCCTCACGACCCAACTCATCCAGCTCGCGTTGGCGATCACGCTGGCCACCCTGTTTACAACCGGGGTGATCCAGCTCTGGCACCTGGTTGCCTTGCTCGCCCTGGCTCGGGTCGGAAACACGTTTGAGATGCCGGCTCGTCAGGTCTTCCTTTACGAACTGGTCGGACGCCGACATCTCGGCAATGCCATTGCCTTGAATGTCGGGCTGTTCAATGCGTCTCGGGTCCTGGGCCCGGCCCTGGCAGGGGTCTGTCTGTTCTGGTTTGGGCAGAACTCGCCGTTCATTCTCAACGCGTTGAGCTTTCTGGCGGCGATTGCGGCGGTTCTCTCGATTCCGAGGCGGCATTCTCCGCATGTTCGGTCGGGGCAAGGGCCGTCCGACGTGCTCGGCGGATTTGCCTACCTGCGGAAGGATCGGCGGGTCGCCGCCCTCTTTGGCTTGATGGCCTTCTTTGGGGTCGCCGGGATGGGCTACAACGCGATGCTCTCCGCCTATGCTCGCGACTCGATCGGAACCGAGGAAATCGGCTATTCGGTGTTGCTGGCCTGTGGCGGCCTGGGAGCGGTGGCCGGAGCGTTGATCGTCGCCCGCGTCGGCGGACGATTCCGGAGAGAAGACATGATCGTCGGAGGTCTGGCCCTGTTCGCCCTGGCTCTTGCCGGAGCGGGAATCTTGCCTGGAATCTTTGGCACCAGGAGTCCGTCGTGGTGGCCGATGACCGTGGCAATGCTTTGCCTGCTCGGGACAGGTTTCGGCGCGATTACCTTCAGCTCGTCGATCCAGACGATGGTTCAGCTCGACGTTCCCGATCAGCTTCGAGGGCGAGTGGCGGGGGTCTGGATGGTTGTGTTCTCGGGATCGGTTCCCCTGGGAGCCTTGCTCACGGGAAGGCTCTCGCAATGGTTCGGCGTGGAACCGGTCCTGGTTGCGTCGGGTTTGCTCTGTGGCACTCTTGCCATCATCCTCGGTTCCAGCCGGATTCTCGACCGCCTCGGTCGTCACGCGATCGAATCAGAACCCATCAGCGCAGCGATCTCATCGGACTGA
- a CDS encoding MFS transporter, translating into MSHHDDPYAASTAKVGSRDLFLFWSCFIALIATAFAFITRVLIMDEWQADFGLTETEKGEIFGVGLWPFAVSIVLFSLIIDKIGYGKAMAFAFATHLGAALILFFAKSLTESLGIKGYWVLYIGSFIMALGNGTVEAVINPVVATLFPNAKTKWLNILHAGWPGGLVLGGILTIAMGDLSWQYKVGLVFLPVIAYGLLMLPQKFPVSERVAAGVSYKAMLQQVGVIGALIVSIMLVWEITRVFMESEVLFQGMSDRSVLIARLVIVAVLTGAFGAYVHAPGRPIFIFLLLIMIPLATTELGTDSWITSLMEPEMTRFNLNPGWVLVYTSLIMLILRFFAGPIVHRISPLGLLAVSALLAACGLVFLSKSSGLMILAAATLYGFGKTFFWPTMLGVVAEQYPKGGAMTLNTIAGVGMLSVGVLGNPLLGNIQDKEAVEQLQATNPEVFEQVVGEERISVFGTYRPLIQEQIDQLSPEQQAEVASIREAAKKNALMTVAIFPCIMFASYVALILYYRSQGGYKPQMLVTDQEESEMMTGGTEGPSEM; encoded by the coding sequence ATGAGCCATCACGACGATCCCTACGCCGCGAGCACCGCCAAGGTCGGGTCGAGGGACCTCTTTCTCTTCTGGTCCTGTTTCATCGCGCTAATCGCCACGGCGTTCGCCTTCATCACCCGAGTGCTGATCATGGACGAGTGGCAGGCCGACTTCGGCCTGACCGAGACGGAGAAGGGAGAAATCTTCGGCGTCGGCCTCTGGCCGTTCGCGGTGAGTATCGTTCTGTTCAGCCTGATCATCGACAAGATCGGCTACGGCAAGGCGATGGCCTTCGCGTTCGCCACCCACCTGGGGGCGGCCCTGATCCTCTTCTTCGCCAAGTCCTTGACCGAGAGCCTGGGCATCAAAGGCTACTGGGTCCTTTACATCGGCTCGTTCATCATGGCACTGGGGAACGGAACGGTCGAGGCGGTGATCAATCCGGTGGTTGCCACGCTCTTCCCGAATGCCAAGACCAAGTGGCTGAACATCCTGCACGCCGGTTGGCCAGGCGGGCTCGTGCTGGGTGGGATCTTGACGATCGCCATGGGAGACCTCAGCTGGCAATACAAGGTGGGTCTGGTCTTTCTGCCGGTCATCGCCTACGGGTTGCTGATGCTCCCACAGAAGTTCCCGGTGTCGGAGCGGGTGGCGGCGGGCGTCTCGTACAAGGCGATGCTTCAGCAGGTGGGCGTCATTGGCGCCTTGATCGTCTCGATCATGCTGGTCTGGGAGATCACCCGGGTCTTCATGGAATCGGAAGTTTTATTCCAGGGAATGAGCGACCGCTCGGTCCTGATCGCCCGGCTGGTGATCGTGGCCGTGCTGACCGGGGCGTTTGGGGCCTATGTCCATGCTCCGGGCCGGCCGATCTTCATCTTCCTGCTGCTCATCATGATCCCGCTGGCGACAACCGAGCTGGGGACCGACAGCTGGATCACCTCCTTGATGGAACCGGAGATGACCCGGTTCAACCTGAATCCGGGATGGGTGCTGGTCTACACCTCGCTCATCATGCTCATCCTCCGATTCTTCGCCGGGCCGATTGTGCACCGGATCTCCCCGCTGGGTCTCCTGGCTGTCAGCGCCCTGCTGGCTGCCTGCGGCCTGGTCTTCCTGTCGAAGTCGTCCGGGCTGATGATCCTTGCCGCGGCCACGCTCTACGGCTTCGGCAAGACGTTCTTCTGGCCGACGATGCTGGGCGTGGTGGCCGAGCAGTACCCGAAGGGAGGCGCCATGACGCTGAACACGATCGCCGGCGTCGGCATGCTCTCGGTCGGCGTGCTGGGGAACCCGCTGCTCGGGAACATCCAGGACAAGGAGGCGGTCGAACAACTCCAGGCCACCAACCCCGAGGTGTTCGAGCAGGTGGTGGGGGAGGAACGGATCAGTGTCTTCGGAACCTACCGGCCGCTGATTCAGGAGCAGATCGACCAGCTTTCGCCCGAGCAGCAGGCCGAGGTCGCTTCGATCCGAGAGGCGGCCAAGAAAAACGCCCTGATGACCGTGGCGATCTTCCCCTGCATTATGTTTGCGAGCTACGTCGCGCTGATCCTCTACTATCGGTCGCAGGGCGGGTACAAGCCGCAGATGCTCGTGACCGATCAGGAGGAGTCGGAGATGATGACTGGTGGCACCGAAGGTCCGTCTGAGATGTGA
- a CDS encoding polysaccharide biosynthesis/export family protein encodes MTGRGGAPFISIVLGVVTGLVVLGIVSGCSLQQRKEARRIPQYGVVDLGQPRELNQVILPPYVIEPPDELEVIVRPSSIDLTQRVVTVQPDGVIDLGFGGVFPVVGLTLEQAEAVIAERLTARLKSEGDPPDEPIEVSVRLANASRSKFFYVIGAVSNQGPIPYMGGETVLRAILQAGLRPNSLPEKAYLSRPQTLGQPDVVLRIDWEAIRDRGDTTTNYQVFPGDRIVVPGTKERGLLQTLLGG; translated from the coding sequence ATGACCGGACGAGGGGGCGCACCGTTTATTTCCATCGTACTCGGCGTGGTGACAGGCCTCGTCGTGCTGGGAATCGTTTCCGGGTGTTCCTTGCAGCAGCGCAAGGAAGCGCGGCGGATTCCCCAGTACGGCGTTGTCGATCTGGGACAGCCCCGAGAGCTGAATCAGGTCATCCTCCCGCCCTACGTGATCGAGCCACCCGATGAACTGGAAGTCATCGTTCGACCCTCGTCGATCGACCTGACTCAGCGGGTCGTCACGGTCCAACCAGACGGAGTCATCGACCTCGGTTTCGGGGGGGTGTTTCCCGTCGTTGGCCTGACTCTTGAGCAAGCCGAAGCGGTCATCGCCGAGCGGTTGACGGCTCGTCTCAAGAGCGAGGGCGACCCGCCCGACGAGCCAATCGAGGTGTCGGTCCGCCTGGCGAATGCGTCTCGCAGCAAGTTTTTCTACGTCATCGGTGCGGTTTCCAACCAGGGACCGATTCCTTACATGGGTGGCGAAACCGTGCTCCGGGCGATTCTGCAGGCCGGACTGCGTCCGAACAGTCTCCCCGAGAAAGCCTATTTGTCCCGACCCCAGACGCTTGGTCAGCCCGATGTCGTGTTGCGGATCGACTGGGAAGCGATCCGAGATCGGGGCGACACGACGACAAATTACCAGGTCTTCCCCGGCGACCGGATTGTCGTCCCCGGAACCAAGGAACGGGGATTACTCCAAACCTTGCTGGGCGGGTAA